The Catenuloplanes niger genome includes a window with the following:
- a CDS encoding ABC transporter substrate-binding protein — translation MSVPRRRLRGIAAAALAAGMVFSAAACSASDGDSGGEGGGGTVVLQYFGSPGFDAAIAAFQTANPDIKVDAQNMGELKDFTPKLNQWLATGQGAGDVVMLEEGTLLGYLETPDKWTNLLDLGAASLEADFLPYKWANGFTADKSKLVGLGTDIGGLAMCYRTDLFEKAGLPTQRDEVSKLWPTWEQYAATGKKFKESPAVKDVAFIDTATAVMQPYIMQNSQTWFYDTNNNYIVESNPIVREAWDFGLQMAADGLTGKLQRWQPDWNAAFANAAFATVPCPAWMTGSIAERAGDAGKGKWDIATIPGGSGNWGGSYLAIPEQSKNKEAAYKLLTYLTGKDGELSSYKEKGNMPSNVKALDDPAFASSTNEYFSNAPTGQIFGASAKSLKPIYLGPKHQGIWENHFETEMRNAEQGKKTSDEAWKTAVADGKKLAEG, via the coding sequence ATGAGCGTTCCGAGGCGCCGCCTGCGCGGCATCGCGGCGGCGGCTCTCGCCGCCGGCATGGTTTTCTCGGCCGCGGCGTGCAGCGCGAGCGACGGCGACAGCGGCGGTGAGGGCGGCGGAGGCACCGTCGTCCTGCAGTACTTCGGCAGCCCCGGCTTCGACGCGGCGATCGCGGCGTTCCAGACCGCGAACCCGGACATCAAGGTCGACGCCCAGAACATGGGCGAGCTGAAGGACTTCACGCCGAAGCTGAACCAGTGGCTGGCCACCGGTCAGGGCGCGGGCGACGTGGTCATGCTCGAGGAGGGCACGCTCCTGGGCTACCTGGAGACGCCGGACAAGTGGACCAACCTGCTCGACCTGGGCGCGGCCTCGCTGGAGGCCGACTTCCTGCCCTACAAGTGGGCGAACGGCTTCACGGCGGACAAGTCCAAGCTGGTCGGTCTCGGCACCGACATCGGTGGCCTGGCCATGTGCTACCGGACCGACCTGTTCGAGAAGGCCGGCCTGCCGACCCAGCGTGACGAGGTCTCCAAGCTCTGGCCGACGTGGGAGCAGTACGCCGCGACCGGCAAGAAGTTCAAGGAGTCGCCCGCGGTCAAGGATGTCGCGTTCATCGACACCGCCACCGCGGTGATGCAGCCGTACATCATGCAGAACTCGCAGACCTGGTTCTACGACACGAACAACAACTACATCGTCGAGTCGAACCCGATCGTCCGGGAGGCCTGGGACTTCGGCCTGCAGATGGCGGCGGACGGCCTGACCGGCAAGCTGCAGCGCTGGCAGCCGGACTGGAACGCCGCGTTCGCCAACGCCGCGTTCGCGACCGTGCCGTGCCCGGCGTGGATGACCGGCTCGATCGCGGAGCGGGCCGGCGACGCCGGCAAGGGCAAGTGGGACATCGCCACGATCCCCGGCGGCAGCGGCAACTGGGGTGGCTCGTACCTGGCGATCCCGGAGCAGAGCAAGAACAAGGAGGCGGCCTACAAGCTGCTGACCTACCTGACCGGCAAGGACGGCGAGCTCTCCTCGTACAAGGAGAAGGGCAACATGCCGTCGAACGTGAAGGCGCTCGACGACCCGGCGTTCGCCTCGTCGACGAACGAGTACTTCAGCAACGCGCCGACCGGCCAGATCTTCGGCGCCAGCGCCAAGAGCCTGAAGCCGATCTACCTCGGCCCGAAGCACCAGGGCATCTGGGAGAACCACTTCGAGACCGAGATGCGCAACGCGGAGCAGGGCAAGAAGACGTCCGACGAGGCCTGGAAGACGGCCGTGGCGGACGGCAAGAAGCTGGCCGAGGGCTGA
- a CDS encoding carbohydrate ABC transporter permease, producing MSIDTHAAGAPRHSAGPPPLDPGERRKQARQVRLGRLDLKASPYLYVAPFFVLFAVFGFFPLLYTGWVSLRDWGLIKGDQGFVGLQNFQEVLTDDKFWNAMYNTAGIFVVSTVPQLLLALMLANWLNRKLRFRTALRMGILLPNITSVAAVGIVFGFIFADRYGLANWILQSLSLDPISWRGSRFASWTAIAFMVDWRWTGYNALIYLAAMQAIPRDLYESASLDGASPTRQFWQLTVPLIQPTILFTVIISTIGGMQLFTEPLMFNYGAAGSGSGLENFQTIAMYIYYTTFEGNFKYGLGSAMSWLLFLLIIGFALINFLMVRRSLKGSK from the coding sequence ATGAGCATCGACACCCACGCCGCAGGTGCGCCGCGGCACTCGGCGGGCCCGCCGCCGCTGGATCCCGGAGAGCGCCGCAAGCAGGCGCGCCAGGTGCGGCTCGGACGGCTCGACCTGAAGGCGTCGCCGTACCTCTACGTCGCGCCGTTCTTCGTTCTCTTCGCCGTCTTCGGCTTCTTCCCGCTGCTCTACACCGGTTGGGTGTCGCTGCGTGACTGGGGCCTGATCAAGGGCGACCAGGGCTTCGTCGGCCTGCAGAACTTCCAGGAGGTGCTGACCGACGACAAGTTCTGGAACGCGATGTACAACACGGCCGGCATCTTCGTGGTGTCGACCGTGCCGCAGCTGCTGCTCGCGCTGATGCTGGCCAACTGGCTGAACCGGAAGCTGCGGTTCCGCACCGCGCTGCGGATGGGCATCCTGCTGCCGAACATCACCTCGGTCGCCGCGGTCGGCATCGTCTTCGGCTTCATCTTCGCCGACCGGTACGGCCTGGCGAACTGGATCCTGCAGTCGCTGAGCCTGGACCCGATCTCCTGGCGGGGCAGCCGGTTCGCGTCCTGGACCGCGATCGCGTTCATGGTCGACTGGCGGTGGACCGGCTACAACGCGCTGATCTACCTGGCCGCGATGCAGGCCATCCCGCGCGACCTCTACGAGTCCGCCTCGCTGGACGGCGCGTCCCCGACCCGCCAGTTCTGGCAGCTCACGGTGCCACTGATCCAGCCGACGATCCTGTTCACGGTGATCATCTCGACGATCGGCGGCATGCAGCTGTTCACCGAGCCGCTGATGTTCAACTACGGCGCCGCCGGCTCCGGCAGCGGCCTGGAGAACTTCCAGACCATCGCGATGTACATCTACTACACGACGTTCGAGGGCAACTTCAAGTACGGCCTCGGCTCCGCGATGTCCTGGCTGCTCTTCCTGCTGATCATCGGGTTCGCACTGATCAACTTCCTGATGGTGCGTCGTTCGCTGAAGGGGTCCAAGTGA
- a CDS encoding pyrimidine reductase family protein: MNELVTGPDLDDETLIAHYARPPRPTLRVSFVSSADGAMEIDGLSTALSGADDKRVFGVLRMLADAVLVGAGTLRRENYRPIRLSPPRIEWRRAHGLPDVPTLVTVSHSLDLDPAMPALADAPVRPIILTSSDAHRPDLAEVADVVRFADANLLAPVRARGLDHVLCEGGPQLFGTLLAADAVDELCLTVAPLLAGAGTSRIVAGAVSTAARMRPAHVLRGGDHVMIRYVRGHPSED, translated from the coding sequence GTGAACGAGCTTGTTACCGGCCCTGACCTGGACGACGAGACGCTGATCGCGCACTACGCCCGGCCACCCCGGCCGACGTTACGGGTCAGTTTCGTGTCGAGCGCGGACGGCGCGATGGAGATCGACGGACTCTCCACCGCACTCTCCGGCGCGGACGACAAACGCGTCTTCGGCGTGCTGCGCATGCTCGCGGACGCGGTGCTGGTCGGCGCCGGCACGCTGCGCCGGGAGAACTACCGCCCGATCCGGCTCAGCCCGCCGCGGATCGAGTGGCGCCGCGCGCACGGGCTGCCGGACGTACCCACGCTGGTCACGGTCTCGCACTCGCTCGACCTGGACCCGGCAATGCCCGCGCTCGCCGACGCGCCGGTCCGCCCGATCATCCTGACCTCGTCGGACGCGCACCGCCCGGACCTGGCCGAGGTCGCCGACGTGGTCCGCTTCGCGGATGCGAACCTTCTCGCGCCGGTACGGGCGAGAGGGCTGGACCACGTCCTCTGCGAGGGCGGCCCGCAGCTGTTCGGCACGCTGCTCGCCGCGGACGCGGTCGACGAGCTGTGTCTCACCGTGGCGCCGCTGCTGGCCGGCGCGGGCACGTCGCGGATCGTGGCCGGGGCCGTCTCGACCGCCGCCCGGATGCGGCCGGCGCACGTGCTGCGCGGCGGCGACCACGTGATGATCAGGTATGTCCGA